The region ATTTCTCCTAAAGTATCAAAGATATATGTCGGCGTTATTGACATTAGCGCCATCTGTAATTGATTATTTTCATGTTTGTCTGCGCCATCTAGTGGCGGACGGTGAAACTATGGTCTGATGATTTACGTTGACAAGCGGCTTAGCTTGTTACCTGTGTTTGCGCGCCATCTATTGGCGACTTTATTAACCATTCGGTGAATCAGGTGACCGTTGGCAGACCGGTTGGCTTGTTTTGAACGGAGGAGAGGTTACTTTCGCTCGAGCCGCCGGCCTGTCCACGCGTCCTAAGGGTGAGCTGTATCACACCTGAATCACTTCGTTTATCTTTCTGTTTATGTGTTTATTCATCTTTATGTGTTCCCTTTAAATAATTACGTGATTAAATACCGTATAAAGAAAACAgtgtattgataaattaacggcAACAGCATGGAGGGCCAGGGCGAGCTGGATGATGATGGCTCGGTTTCTCCTATAATATCAACCTATAAATCCGAcatatattcaaaataaaaatacttttatgTTTGTTGTTTCAAGGTCtaataaaaaaacagtaataagAAGTTTTACTTTGGAtataatatcattaaaaaaatcaaactgataacaaaaaaaatatgcagaatacatacaattttaaagCCTTATAAAAATACAATCAAAACATATATTACACCGTATTCTTCAATAATATGATAATACCAatacttaatattaattataatgtaaaaaatatatatttaaaattaaaatttatatatttacagaGATACAAATATCGTACAGCCATCAGCCATCTTAAAAAACTAATTTAGACTAACTAATAgttcaaaataatctaaaatgttatttaaacatctaatatagtagtttatgcaacagtgatataataagggttcttaaaattcaagggtcgaagttacaaaacgagacgtagtcgagttttgtaaaaaaagacccgagaattttaagaaccaattatgagctgttgcatacattactttttctatgacagctgcagcaaaaaaaaaaaaaaaaagttattattaaaaaaaaagagttattattaaaaaaaagagttattatttaaaaaaaattgagttattattaaaaaaaaaaagagttattattgtaaatgaaaacatacctctttcaatcaagatgatcggaacttgtaactttaaaaaaaataaagcagttgtattatactcataagatgactgctagcagtcatcttatgagcctatagacaaatcattcaaatgacattgctttagatatcactgtcagtcatttaattgacacatttaagtgctggagtagaaaaaagtaattatatattgtgacaacgattgttttttattcTTAGGTGGTTTCCCAAGGCCAGTAATCATAGCGTCCGATAGTAGACGATTTAAGAGATCCGTATTCGTCTTGGTGCGTGACATCTTCCGAGTATTGTTAAGCCTGAACtgcttaatatttttatttgtggacTCGGCAGCTTCTTTTGAAAGCTCTACTATTGGTAACATCGCGTGGTTAATCACTGTAGCTCCATGAATGATTACTTTATGAACAGAAGCTGGCATATAGTACCATTCATATTCTTCTATAAGTTGCCGGGATGCCGGGCCATTTCTAACGCATAATCATTATATTTCACAGAATTTATTTTGTACCTGGAATTAATACACTTTAAAATTGTACCAAATCTATCAATAAGCGCTTTTAATGCCTTTTTAACTTATTATCTAACACTAAAACACTTTCTGTTGACGAGatcgtacctatacctatataagTCTACGGCTTCTACACTATCTAACCACTcgttatattaagcaataactTTATCCCTATTTCTAGTTTCTTACTTCCAAAATGTTGATAAACTGCTTAAAATATTAAGGCGATTATGTTGTAGACTGCTAACATTAATGTTTTCAGCCTCTTCAGGTAGCTGATGCACAAGTATTTGGAGAATATTGCGTGCCCTGTCCGTATATGAACCATCGGTAGCGCACCACaattcaaataataattattcgtTTTCACGGATGCACATATTATGTGCATCCTCGAAAACGTGCAATGAAAAAAAGTACctgaaaagaaacaaaaatcgttataaaatataattcaagATTGGTAAAAACACAACAATATTTCGTAGCGGGTGCTACGAAAGTCGTAGAGGGCTTATAGCCTTCAGGGTCGCAGGGTTGCGCAAACAAAATACAATGACTCCATAACTACGCTTTATGGGCAATACGACGCCTATAGTGTCATTGCTGAGATGTGGCGGCACAATTTTGAAAGCTACCGTGAATACTCTTAATATGAAATAACTTGGTAACATTAAGAGGTTACGTAGACCCCAAGCTAATCGatcttattaaataaataacatggtattaataaaaaaaaaatacatacctttgTTTACAACTTCCATAATGATGCAATTGATAACAATTAAAGAATTTAGAAATATGTGTAGTAAACAAACTTTCACTTGACCGTGTCACTGATAACGCAAATTACGCGTGGTCGATGTGCTCACTTCGAGGGTCCGAAAATTAATgatgtacttaaataatttagaAACTATATATAGTCTCAGATGGTATGGCTATTAGTTAATAATTTGCCATAGATAATCTTTACCCAAGTCACTATGGGTTTCCTAGACTTATGGCCTACTACGGAGCCACTgtgcgctagcgttatgttcaattagaattatttttaataggtgacgatgatccttatgtctttatgcagccgtgcgatggccaagtcattatacgtattacaaattaaagatatcttattgatacggtttcaacaccccctggcactgtgCCAGGggggcactgattaaaataaccgacttggtttcacattacatctcaaaacttttttgtagtagaagcgttgcgagacttgcacctttttacatgtaatgtttttgatgggattatacttacataataatcgttaaaccgccgcatttcaaaacgcccctgttttagaaaacggctagctgtaatgtaatacggcggattatacgatccgactgcgacatattaTATACAATAGAGTGACCTACAGCgcgccgctccccgcaccgcgtGCACCGGCACAACGCTAGAGTTGCCGAcacttagaaattattttacggATAAATACCTAGTCCTGTTCACTCCCATTTTTTTAGGGATCCGTACCTAAAactatttaatttgattaatttaatagctgGCTGAATGCGGAGGGGTCCTAACCAGTCAAATATGGCAGATGAATGACTGAAATGTGCTTAAAATTTATTCTTCaactcagcagctcgaacaagggtactttgctacttaaaaacagtgagcaaaatcgcattttgctcactgagtgagacaaaatgagcaaaatgcgattttgctcactgtttttaagtagcaaagtacccctgttcgagctgctgaggtgaaaacttaattgttggtatatcttaagaaaacatgagtgaataggtaagtgatgaagaaggaatacatttttcaggttctctaatatgttctcactgctgaggtgaaaagtttagtgaactacacgagatcaaagttatttacatctcgtgcgcttttgagtcccttactacgctcaagattctaaattagattcactcgctacgctcgtgaatctagtatagaatctttcgcttgcacgggactcaaaataagcactcgaaaaaatattaaactttgatctcttgttgtacaaataactatttttcttTGCAAGTGTGAAGAAAAACATTGTGTAACTCCGGagataaaaatattgcaaactcgagttTTTAATTCACTCCAGCCCTCGTTTGAAAAATTTTACTTAcactacacaaagtgtgaccagcccaagattttttgaatttcccgccaaacatttgtgtaatattacagtagccagactctaccTACTATTATGGGAACACAAAATTAATTAgtttatatgtatctatattttattgcatgttaCAAATTACCGAAAATAAATTCAATGGACTTAGTACAAACAGATTCCAAAGCAATGAATGGAAATTAATGCCGGAAACGTCCTATAAAAAGTGCTGACGGGCGAATGTAATCATGGTGTTATAAacacataattaatttatttttactgacTGTATCTCCTGTTACTATTGGCACATGGGTACTAAATCATATGTTTTAGGGTTCTCTTCCACTAATACAAGCTTTGGGAACGACAAAAGCTTCAGCGCCTCAGCGATTGGCAGCGCGGCCTCGACGCGCGAGCCCAAGTCGCGATCTACGAGGTACATGAGCTCGAGGGTTTTCTTTTGCGTTTCTTCAACCGCTCTCACGATTAAGCTAGCTATGTTTGTAGCCATCCGGTTTCTCTTACCCTCCGTATTAACGAACGTGTTGTAGAAATAAGAAGACTCTCCAAGATCTATGGACTGTCTGAACTTAACCGATAGCGCTTCTTTAGGTTTCGCTACGTCCACATACGGAACTGGGCCGTTGAACGAGTTCTGATAGTAATTCGGCGCATCTTTCATATTATCTAGCACCGGTGGCAAGCCGTCTCGGTTGTAGGTCTTCTTATACTTCGGATGATTGAGTTCAATATTGTTATGATTGATGCCTAACCGGTAAGCTTGCGCATCTCGGTAGGAGAATCTTCGCACTTTGAACGCGTCGTCAACCGGTCCTGGTATTCCGGGCACCAAATTAGCGGGATTAAAGGCCATTTGTTCGACATCCTTAAAGTTGTTCTCAGGATTTCTGTCTAAGACTAAGCGTCCGATAGTTACTGTATGGTATGTTCCATTCCTCCACAAAGCGGTCATGTCGAAAGGATTGTAATTTAGCTTAGGAATGTGGGACTTCGGAATGATGTCCATATCTAGTCTCCATGAGGGGTAGTTTCCTGCGGCTATTGCGTCATAGAGGTCTCTGGTGGAGTAGTCTGGATCAACGCCTCTAATAGCCATGGCAGCTCGTTCGGTGAGTAACTCCAGGCCCTGTTCACTCATGAAATTGAATCTCACGTAATAGCTGTCACCGTGTTTGTTAACGATCTCATATGTGTGGACAGGAAATGCGTTCATTTTCCTGTAGCCATaagttatacctaaatctgataACAGCCACAATGCCTGGTGGAGGATTTCAGGCGTAAGATTAAGAAAGTCTAAGCGAGCTGTATTATCGAGAATGTTTGTCTTAGGGTTTCTTTTGAAAGCATGAGCCAACGGACTGAATAAATGTGGAGAATTATAGAGAAAAACTGGGAATGATAAACTCAGAAAATCTAAATTACCCTCGTTTGTGTAGAATTTGGATGTTAAGGCTCCCGTCTCTCTGATTATATCTACTCCTCCGCGACTTTGGATTAGGTAGGAGAATCGGACGACGACGGGGGTTCTTTTTCCAATGCCATTAAAGACATCCGCTTTGGTGTATTTGGACACGTCGTTAGTAACTTCGAAGTAGCCGAAGGCGCCCGTACCTCGCGCGTGCACCGAGCGCTCCGGGAGGCGCTCATGTTCGGATGCAGTCTCAAGGTCCCAGAAATGCTGATTGTTGAAGAAATCTGTGTTGAGTGTAACTGTCTCCCGCACGTCCACCGGTTTGCCTGCGGTAGTTGTCAGCACTCCGATAGTTTTCTGCAATGGATATACAGTTCAATTAAATATCATTTGGCAATTTTACACGTTTCGGCATATAAGCTCAACAAGGCTTGAATTGTGGATAAATACTAACGATAACCGTTAAAGCTTTACCCCCAaaatttgtttttgttgtttttattttaccactttaatatatataaatctaatacctttaaacgagcaattcttgcatatatatttatttatttatttatatatatatttcagggatctcggaaacggctctaacgatttcgatgaaatttggtatatgggggttttcaggggcgaaaaatcgatctagctaggtctcatctctgggaaaacgctaatttttgagattttatatgttttccgagcaaagctcggtctcccagatattaaataataaagttagTTACTGGCAAAGTAATTAGATAtacattttgagttgtttcctcatgttCGCTGGTAGAATAGACATTTAAGTGAAGATTTTGAACGCACATTCATTTGGAATTGATTTGAAAAGTTTACCTATATTGTttgtattttcctcgcgttggtttattgaaaaactttaaaaacaaagaaaacccGACGGCGTGGtaacttaattaattaattaattaatctgggggcacggcagtgcccccgccaagtcgagcaaaacaaagaggcacggccgtaccgaaaaatggggtgagtaggcgcaaaactgacattcaaacctcgataacattttatttttacatatgcaaactgaatggtgtatataataagtgttccggacgtttgtattttagtttttatctaattttgggtagttccatttcataactttgacgataaagaggaaaacccacctcaccccgtagtgcctcgtatttggggtgagagggcttttcatacaaaggtgattttggaagaatgttggatcgatttttttttattatgcgtattactatagctccattttaaattggaatacattatttttgtagcagtagccttaaaatcccttctcacccccctctcaaaccttctctccccattcataacccacctctccccgcgaaacctactcaccccattttacggtaccatccttttctggaagcgattcaggccattttcgacgtcctgtaattttgtgctggctgtaGCTAGagccctgaattttcagtgacatatagggcttaacatgcttaagatacattctcaaaaacattaaatctgaacttgtaatttaagaattattgtacgtcaaagttccttagtttcgacactgacacacttatacactcaccgatcatcattctcgatctcatacttctagcatacactgaagccccacttaaatctttattttattctgtttttagtatttgttgttttagcggcaacagaaatacatcatctgtgaaaatttcaaccgtgatagctagatcacggttcgtgagatacagcctggtgacagatggacggacggacagacggacagcggagtcttagtaatagggtcccgtttttaccctttgggtacggaaccctaaaaatgcacgATATCTGCATATCAGTGTACGTCCGAATTGGCCGGGATGAGTAATATAAATGCTTACCGGATGTTCTGCTTTAAACACCTGCAACTCCCGCGCAACAGCATCTAAGGTGACATTGAGGTAATCAATTCCAAATACATTTTCTGCTATGGCAAAGCAGACTAACGCAGCTATCCGCTTCATGGCTCGAGCTGATCGAGTACGGAATACAGAAGcactacatatttattaattcaCATAATTGGTTATCTCCTATTGCACGAATGGATATCAATAATTAGATAATATGCGCACCGGAAAGTATCGGCATGTATCCTGTTTGTATCAATCTAAACCTAATGTAATTTATTCGGAACCCTCATTAACTATAATTGGAGTTTGCATTAGCGAAAATGGGCGAGCACGAAAAAATACAATTCCAACCTAATATCACGTCTTTATTAATTTCAGAATCAGTAACAGAATAATATCCTCCATTCAAGTTACACAATTACATTTGATTAGAATTTAATTGTTTCTTCCTTTAATAACTGAAAATAAGCTATACATACCCATGTAACGTGAAACCTCGTATTAGGGTTCTGTACGTGAAAAATGTTGAGAAGGCCTTTTTGATTCTAATATGTATTACTTTCTACAGCCTGCCAGTTTTCCATCTATCCGTCCTTATTAAGaacatacattaaatattttcataaaatatatagTTTCCCGAACAATAACAAATAATTCGTTGTATCCGAGAGACATTACAGTAGGTAGCTATCGTGGATCTTCAAATCTTAATTATTTGTTTCTGTtcgatacatttaaaaaagcggccaagtgcgagtcggactcgcccatgaagggttccgtatttaggggatttatgacgtatttaaaaaaaaccacttactagatctcgtttaaaccaattttcggtggaaggttgcatggtaatgtatatcatatattttttttagtttcatcattctcttaatttagaagttacagggggggggggggacacacattttaccactttggaagcgtctctcgcgcaaactattcagtttagaaaaaaatgatattagaaacctcaatatcatatttgaagacctatctgggggcacggcagtgcccccgccaagacgagcaaagcgaagcgcaagggcactacctattaccttttctcgaagcgcttcgtcgttttttgaaccctcttaacttgggtttggattataccagataaacaaaacaatcgggatatgatgtcaatagtagacttattaagcataaaaaatttcaattgcatagctcttatactttggattttattaatatctaaaaaaccccgatttcgtcactgactcattcactcactgttgatcatcaaaacctctaggttacttcctgaagtcctcggaagctgaaatttggtatgtgagatagtattagtccacaaacaacaaaataattcaaaaactttaaattattagcccctaaaaGGAtgcaaaggggggtggaattttgtatgggaaatcgataaccgcggaaccgatttagttgaaatttggtatgtagatagttattgttatggggaaggatataaaatagtttcaaccccaaaatcaccccgtaagggtgaaaaggggtggtaaaaggcgttaggggaaaaagggggttgaagtttgtatagggaatcagtaaaaagcggccaagtgcgagtcggactcgcccatgaagggttccgtatttaggcgatttatgacgtataaaaaaaaaactacttactagatctcgttcaaaccaattttcggtggaagtttacatggtaatgtacatcatatattttttttagttttatcattctcttatcttagaagttacagggggggggggggacacattttaccactttggaagtgtctctcgcgcaaactattcagtttagaaaaaaatgatattagaaacctcaatatcatttttgaagacctatccatagataccccacacgtatgggtttgatgaaaaaaaaatttttgagtttcagttcgaagtatggggaaccccaaaaatttattgttttttttctatttttgtgtgaaaatcttaatgcggttcacagaatacatctacttaccaagtttcaacagtatagttcttatagtttcggagaaaagtggctgtgacatacggacggacagacagacagacatgacgaatctataagggttccgttttttgccatttggctacggaaccctaaaaaagcagaTAGTATATAAAAGATAccccccaagtacgtatttcaggatttttaatagtaaatcatccGCAATCCTTTAAAtcggaagattgtcataagcaacttacaaaaagatgtgaaatcccaccaaaaacatttttatgtaaaatgttgccaagacgaaaccataaggctcgcactgacaaaaagttattgGTGGGATCCCTATacatataccccacacgtatgggttttatgaaaaaaaaattgagtttcagttctaagtatggggaacccccaaaatgtattgttttttttttctatttttgtgtgaaaatcttaatgcggttcacagaatacatctatttaccaagtttcaacattatagttcttatagtttcggaaaaaagtggctgtgacatacggacggacagacagacagacagacatgacgaatccataagggttccgttttttgcaatttggctacggaaccctaacaagcaacaacggttgcactccgggagtgccgatagaagtgaaaactcacctcactatgttaccgacgcccggtaacacgatacatacgtttagcggaggtattctatttatttattatatattataatcattctcaaataagatcacactttttcattgacatgtttatttacatattgcCATGacgacgtcaaattatttgaacataggtaaagagtcttgaaaaggagtccgcaacataaatgtcaaataacattgagtttttctttattgatttaaatgccatttaaattatgagtggccaccttacggggcttacggtcacgtgatcgccttacgccccttacggtcacgtgatcgcgtaaggacgctgtctcgagtttatcatttttttccccacctaaaaagtgcccagcgccgctaaagaagttttcacttcaaaaaacaatGATTAAGAACAATGAGTTACATAAAAAGAACTTTTCTCGTCATTACCATAAAGTCATTATCAATGTTGACCAATTAAAAGGAATCATTTCCTTGATCAAACAATACACCGTTAAAAGCAAGCGTAAATTAAGTTAGAAAATATCTCAGAGAAACAGGTATTCTAATATGTCTAATTAACTAAGATAGGTAATCAATAGGTAATCATTAAGTATTATTATGTCGCGGCAAGCaagaagataaagataaaagatagtttattcaagtaggcataattacaatgcgcttatgaacgtcaaataaagctaggtagaccggctccaaccctacacctctgccccgagaagatttacaTCCcctctcaattggaggagggtatcccaatatgggaccggcaacaaactcggcgggacacatcttttcaaaaacaaattacatcttataattaacatgcattacgagaaaataaggaaaaagaaatacaatttaaattactatagaattcatgcaattatacacataaggtgtaatagaaatttgatttaaataagtatacatgtaggtacatggaatcatacaaatacgtagctctttcagaaaacatatcataTCAGAAGTTTACCTACATCCCATAGCCCAGTATTTATTCCATCGATGTCACCGAATAGTCTATTATATCACCATTCACCCAAtagattccatcaactctcaatagtcCTTACACTCTGGCGGGGGCTGCCTCTGCGTGCGTCCCGTGACacgggcaagggcagcatccaCTCGGTGTACTCGTACCTACCCCTTACATTTCATAAATGTGTCAAAAGGGCTCTACGTGTTGActtcggctccgcgcacgcctcccaaTGTCCGGAACACGATTTTCCGTGAAAGGAAAGACAAAGTATACtgcactagctgttgcccgcgacttcgtacgcgtggatttgtatattggtggttatatattctacattagcttagaacattatgcagtaaGAGATTGCGGTTGGACGGTTAataatttcttaattattaatattatacaacgcatgagacttgtctttcacaacctacgaagtttcaagcccctaactgaataaaattgtcctcgatgtaatccctctaaacccccttagaagattttcatgtcctctatttaataaaacctactacctaactacctatttacgaagtttcaagttcctagctttaaataaaatttaaactccatacaaaatttcaacccctttttaaccctgttaggggatttacaaaacgctgaaataacttttcctgtcttctaataatatccccaaatacaaagattcaagtcccgcactctcaaaaatatttgatatccgtacaaattttcaaccccatgttttaccaccttaggggatgaatttttaaaaacgctgaaattagttttcttgtatcttaattcaatacctttttgcaaagtttcaagttcctagcttaaaataaaatttgcaccctaagacgaactttcatcccctttttaacccccttaggggttgaatttccaaaaacgttgcaattacttttttttgtaatcggctattatgcctgtCTAAGAAttaagtttcaaagcatttgtaatggattcaaattttcaacccctgtttaaccctgttaggggatgaattttacaaaacactgaaattaattttcctgtattttaataatatcccgaaatacaaagattcaagtcccgcgttcaaaaaaaaaaatttttgatatgcatacaaactttcaaccccttattcaccactttaggggatgaatattcaaaaaagctgaaattagttttcttgtattttaataacatatatttttacgaagtttcaagttcctaacttaaaataaaatttgaacgccatacaaactttcaacccctttttaaccctgttaggggatgaattttaccaaacgctgaaataacttttcctgtcttctaataatatccccaaatacaaagattcaagtcccgcactctcaaaaatatttgatatccgtacaaatttttaattttaccaccttgggggatgaatttttaaaaacgctgaaatttgttttcttgtatcttaatttaatacctatttgcaaagtttcaagttcctagcttaaaataaaatttgcaccctaagacgaactttcatcccctttttaacccccttaggggttgaatttccaaaaacgttgcaattatttttttttgttatcggctattatgcctttctaagaagtttcaaagcatttgtaatgagttcaaactttcaacccctgtttaaccctgttaggggatgaattttacaaaacgctgaaattttcctgtattt is a window of Cydia amplana chromosome 21, ilCydAmpl1.1, whole genome shotgun sequence DNA encoding:
- the LOC134658149 gene encoding catalase-like; protein product: TVYPLQKTIGVLTTTAGKPVDVRETVTLNTDFFNNQHFWDLETASEHERLPERSVHARGTGAFGYFEVTNDVSKYTKADVFNGIGKRTPVVVRFSYLIQSRGGVDIIRETGALTSKFYTNEGNLDFLSLSFPVFLYNSPHLFSPLAHAFKRNPKTNILDNTARLDFLNLTPEILHQALWLLSDLGITYGYRKMNAFPVHTYEIVNKHGDSYYVRFNFMSEQGLELLTERAAMAIRGVDPDYSTRDLYDAIAAGNYPSWRLDMDIIPKSHIPKLNYNPFDMTALWRNGTYHTVTIGRLVLDRNPENNFKDVEQMAFNPANLVPGIPGPVDDAFKVRRFSYRDAQAYRLGINHNNIELNHPKYKKTYNRDGLPPVLDNMKDAPNYYQNSFNGPVPYVDVAKPKEALSVKFRQSIDLGESSYFYNTFVNTEGKRNRMATNIASLIVRAVEETQKKTLELMYLVDRDLGSRVEAALPIAEALKLLSFPKLVLVEENPKTYDLVPMCQ